The following coding sequences lie in one Montipora foliosa isolate CH-2021 chromosome 11, ASM3666993v2, whole genome shotgun sequence genomic window:
- the LOC137977291 gene encoding uncharacterized protein → MGQFSSQGDESFAIRTVDVGTVSALEDMTKLLVQDTQGVKPTVFCTCKDNELKENKFIKSIADSTEIVDGRIQVRMPWSEDGPPKESNYDVAYQRMLFSEKTFKRKNCIEDVQVEIQKLLEQEFIVELKQVDHNVPEWYLPMQAVLTPDRTTKLRLVYDASAKGQNGKSLNDHLEKGPNYIKSLPNVLIAWRFDQVAYSGDMPAAIKTLAKASEAQHSEGAKELCTHVYVDDIGGSRENEARCKKVTSEIDAILSTGQFQVKAWHSNNKNVNQSDEERPDFLGHKWVKALDKISFKNSEIVADLTNLSKRGCLASVAQMWDPMGLVVPCTIELRIDLQELWSAGYSWDEILPEEIRMKWIRNIQILNQLLPYEFDRKLKPDNAVGLPEIHGFCDGGEKAYGAVVFLRWKLGNSNYFCVPLMVKAFVAPLKKKSIPRLELMGCLTLSRLYSTCKEALEFAELSDAKTVFWMDSQTVLAWIKTPPKRFKPFVSVRVAEIQETLDTQAFKYIRSDVNPADVLTRGVPPEEVKTWMEGPPFLQRPEEEWPTFKENSKSVDEESLKEIKSSNEKTTKWKEPTQCTVSSEESTNIRQPTDNPILQHLTKTCSTFTKARKTLAYVLRFINNARKKENNTSPISPEELRESELQMFKWCQETININTVDQKLMSKPDEQGLLRAYGRLENIRSLPNEMRNPIILPKGHQMVDLLLKDLHEKRVHCGFKSLIYESRKRFWIVGVRKMAKQVTSKCKKLRRKPMGQLMGQLPKLRVAAGFPAFSSTALDMFGPFQVKVGRKTLKEAHVIIFTCMTTRAIHLELVTDKSTDTFLMAFRRFASLRGHPINCWSDCGTNFVGAQQYLREVMQGWDIPRIQSVLSNEFSCTFKWEWNVPRASHQNGVVKSLIKSVRQALDATSKNQSFTEEQWRTHLAEVTYLVNSRPLYPSSDGIWESPPVTPNDLLIGHHFPPPAPEQEERVNPRHLMRSTEKRVQEFWRCWIKYFAPNLLPRNKWYRPRENLQEGDLVLEMEPTPRRTWKLGLVLLTYPGADGLVRKARIKTATSVYDRPIHKLCLIATKEELSNET, encoded by the exons GTTGTTCTCAGAGAAAACCTTCAAGAGAAAAAACTGTATCGAGGACGTACAAGTCGAAATTCAGAAGCTGCTCGAACAAGAGTTTATCGTAGAACTCAAACAGGTCGACCATAACGTTCCAGAATGGTATCTTCCTATGCAGGCTGTTTTAACCCCAGATAGAACCACCAAACTTCGTTTAGTCTACGATGCATCCGCAAAGGGGCAAAATGGAAAGTCCTTAAACGATCATCTAGAAAAAGGGCCGAACTATATTAAAAGTTTACCTAACGTTCTCATTGCTTGGCGCTTCGATCAAGTTGCATATTCCGGAGACATGC CTGCAGCAATCAAGACCTTGGCCAAAGCATCAGAAGCGCAGCATTCAGAAGGGGCTAAAGAGCTCTGCACGCATGTCTACGTGGACGATATTGGCGGTTCCAGAGAGAACGAAGCAAGATGCAAGAAAGTTACAAGTGAAATCGACGCCATACTTTCAACTGGACAATTTCAAGTCAAAGCATGGCACTCCAACAACAAGAACGTTAACCAGTCAGACGAGGAACGTCCAGATTTTCTTGGCCATAAATGGGTAAAAGCTCTGGACAAGATTTCCTTTAAGAACAGCGAAATTGTAGCAGACTTGACAAACCTTTCAAAAAGGGGATGTCTGGCCAGCGTCGCACAAATGTGGGATCCCATGGGGCTCGTAGTACCATGCACCATTGAATTGAGAATTGATCTCCAAGAATTGTGGAGTGCAGGATATTCGTGGGACGAAATTCTTCCCGAAGAGATTCGTATGAAGTGGATAAGAAACATTCAAATCCTCAATCAGCTTCTCCCATACGAGTTCGACAGAAAGTTGAAGCCTGATAACGCTGTGGGTTTACCTGAAATCCACGGGTTTTGCGACGGAGGAGAGAAGGCGTACGGGGCCGTCGTGTTCCTCAGATGGAAGCTTGGGAACAGCAATTACTTCTGTGTCCCGCTCATGGTGAAGGCGTTCGTTGCACCTCTAAAGAAGAAATCCATTCCGCGATTGGAATTAATGGGATGTCTTACGCTCTCCAGATTGTACAGCACTTGCAAAGAAGCGCTAGAATTTGCTGAATTGTCTGACGCCAAGACAGTATTTTGGATGGATTCACAAACCGTATTAGCCTGGATTAAAACGCCCCCCAAAAGATTCAAGCCGTTTGTCTCGGTGAGAGTTGCTGAGATTCAGGAAACTCTTGACACTCAAGCATTCAAGTACATCAGATCTGATGTTAACCCAGCAGACGTCTTGACGAGAGGAGTACCACCAGAGGAGGTAAAAACTTGGATGGAAGGTCCTCCATTTCTGCAGCGACCCGAAGAAGAGTGGCCTACgttcaaagaaaattcaaagagtgtCGACGAAGAATCGTTGAAAGAAATCAAGTCCAGCAATGAGAAGACGACCAAGTGGAAAGAACCAACACAATGTACAGTTTCTTCAGAAGAATCAACAAACATCAGACAACCGACTGATAACCCTATCCTGCAACATTTAACGAAGACCTGCTCAACGTTCACTAAAGCTAGAAAGACCCTGGCCTATGTCCTGAGATTCATTAACAAtgctagaaagaaagaaaacaacacgaGCCCAATTTCACCAGAAGAATTGAGAGAATCCGAACTACAGATGTTCAAATGGTGTCAAGAGACAATCAACATAAACactgtagaccaaaagctgatgtcaaaaccagatgaacaaGGATTGTTACGCGCATATGGAAGACTAGAAAACATCAGGTCATTGCCAAATGAGATGCGAAATCCTATCATTTTACCAAAAGGGCACCAAATGGTAGATCTACTCCTTAAAGATCTCCATGAAAAACGAGTACATTGTGGATTCAAAAGCCTCATTTATGAATCGAGGAAACGCTTCTGGATCGTGGGAGTCCGTAAAATGGCCAAGCAAGTGACCAGTAAATGTAAGAAGCTACGACGAAAGCCCATGGGGCAATTGATGGGCCAACTCCCCAAACTACGAGTCGCAGCAGGATTTCCTGCATTCAGCAGCACAGCGTTAGACATGTTCGGACCTTTCCAAGTTAAAGTCGGACGTAAGACTCTAAAGGAAGCACACGTGATAATATTTACTTGCATGACAACTAGAGCAATCCATTTAGAACTTGTAACCGACAAGAGTACCGACACATTTCTCATGGCATTTCGTCGATTTGCGTCGCTCAGAGGCCACCCTATTAACTGTTGGTCAGATTGCGGAACGAACTTTGTTGGAGCACAACAATACCTAAGGGAAGTAATGCAAGGTTGGGATATCCCCAGAATTCAGAGTGTCTTGTCAAATGAATTTTCATGCACATTCAAGTGGGAATGGAACGTACCTCGTGCAAGCCATCAGAATGGAGTAGTCAAAAGTCTTATTAAATCCGTGAGACAAGCATTGGACGCCACTTCCAAGAATCAGTCATTCACGGAGGAACAGTGGAGAACACATCTTGCAGAAGTGACATATTTGGTAAACAGCCGACCTCTTTATCCCAGTTCAGACGGAATCTGGGAAAGCCCTCCTGTCACTCCAAACGACCTTCTTATTGGCCACCATTTTCCGCCGCCTGCTCCAGAACAAGAAGAGCGAGTGAATCCGCGGCATCTCATGCGAAGCACTGAAAAACGGGTTCAAGAATTCTGGAGGTGTTGGATAAAATATTTCGCGCCAAATTTATTGCCCAGAAACAAATGGTATAGACCGAGAGAAAACCTCCAAGAGGGAGATTTGGTGTTAGAAATGGAACCAACTCCAAGAAGAACATGGAAGCTTGGACTGGTACTTCTTACGTATCCGGGAGCAGATGGTCTTGTGAGAAAAGCTAGAATTAAAACTGCAACTTCAGTTTATGATCGACCGATtcacaaactttgtttaattgcTACAAAGGAAGAACTGAGTAATGAAACATAA